In Xenopus tropicalis strain Nigerian chromosome 5, UCB_Xtro_10.0, whole genome shotgun sequence, one genomic interval encodes:
- the LOC100484994 gene encoding uncharacterized protein LOC100484994 — MSTPPGFYADPLDLFACMDYSWTPEIPTDPRERTLFWLRCESLGLSGDEGLAYGVGQLVAGEADLEDGYYVLQRTMHQPGGRYWHSPYTVLPLPCSLAEWHGQWERLNFCDYSTFVGNPEGEFHTLYAQRFFYIGMNDTEERRDWLADLVYQELELIKEYGSIQELENQRKEALRVCAPSFCGFQQAQPCLGTVGPKDFHLHPSTVSAGVGEEQKASQTTLFWSPREIPVCEEFSGCVTPELAEPESGCCHFKGLAEAEASPSEIPVCEEFRDCVAPGLAEPESGCCHFKGLAEAEASPSEIPVCMESSGCVTPGLAEPESGCCHFKGLAEAEASPSENPNCVEPGAAQFEKSSKEGRDEDSPLPELLLAGEDQEQDQEESIAQDSPMSIRAVSSGNGVRGTRKAQRVTRAVVPETPSGRQQGQRITPQRNKTLVSPRAVPTISPRWRGPPLCNVTGTGALREVGWNLELKKRQGDKHLSNTLWGPLVIGVT; from the coding sequence ATGAGCACCCCACCTGGATTCTACGCTGACCCATTGGATCTCTTCGCTTGCATGGATTACTCCTGGACTCCAGAGATCCCTACTGATCCCAGAGAGAGGACCCTGTTCTGGCTGAGATGTGAGTCACTGGGACTATCTGGGGATGAGGGTCTGGCATATGGAGTAGGGCAGTTAGTGGCAGGAGAGGCAGACCTGGAGGATGGGTACTATGTTCTGCAGCGCACCATGCACCAaccaggtgggagatattggcacAGTCCCTATACAGTGCTCCCGCTTCCCTGTAGCTTGGCGGAATGGCACGGCCAATGGGAGAGGCTGAATTTCTGTGACTATAGCACCTTTGTGGGTAACCCAGAGGGGGAATTCCATACCCTCTATGCACAGCGCTTCTTTTATATAGGAATGAATGATACAGAGGAACGGAGGGACTGGCTTGCTGACCTGGTGTATCAGGAACTGGAATTGATAAAAGAGTATGGAAGTATCCAGGAATTGGAAAACCAACGCAAGGAAGCACTGAGGGTATGTGCAccatctttttgtggttttcagcaGGCACAGCCATGTCTTGGTACTGTAGGTCCAAAAGACTTTCACTTACACCCCAGTACAGTCAGTGCCGGGGTGGGGGAGGAACAAAAAGCTTCCCAAACAACTTTATTTTGGTCCCCAAGGGAAATCCCTGTTTGTGAGGAGTtcagtggttgtgttacccctgagctggcagaaccggagagtgggtgctgccactttaaaggcttggcagaggctgaggcctccccaagtgaaatcccTGTTTGTGAGGAGTTCAGGGATTGCGTTgcccctgggctggcagaaccggagagtgggtgctgccactttaaaggcttggcagaggctgaggcctccccaagtgaaatcccagtctgtatggagtccagtggttgtgttacccctgggctggcagaaccggagagtgggtgctgccactttaaaggcttggcagaggctgaggcctccccgagTGAAAACCCTAATTGTGTGGAGCCTGGAGCTGCTCAGTTTGAAAAAAGCTCCAAGGAGGGAAGAGATGAGGATTCCCCACTACCTGAGTTGTTGCTGGCTGGAGAGGACCAGGAACAGGACCAAGAGGAAAGCATTGCTCAGGATTCCCCAATGTCTATCAGAGCAGTCAGTTCTGGGAATGGAGTAAGGGGCACCCGAAAAGCACAACGTGTAACCAGGGCAGTTGTTCCGGAAACCCCCTctggcagacaacaaggccagagAATTACCCCACAGAGAAATAAAACACTGGTGAGTCCCCGTGCTGTCCCTACAATATCTCCCAGATGGAGGGGTCCCCCATTGTGTAATGTTACAGGGACCGGGGCCTTGAGAGAGGTTGGGTGGAACTTAGAATTAAAGAAAAGACAGGGGGATAAACATTTGTCTAATACTCTTTGGGGTCCACTGGTCATTGGGGTCACTTGA